CGCCACGATCGCCGCGCGGGCCGAGGCGTCCGCCAGCCGCAGCCCGCCCCGCTCGCCCGGCCCGTACACCAGCCGGTCGCCCAGCCAGGCGTGCACCCGCACCGACGGCAGCTCGCGGTGCACCGCGGCGATCAGCCAATGCGCCCGCGGGTAGGCGGTGCGGGCCGGCGGCAGGGTCCCGTCGTGTTCCAACGGCCCGGCGTGGACGTACAGATCGCGGATGCCGGTGCCCTCGAGGCGGCGGCGCAGCGCCGCCACATCGGCGTCGTCCCGCCGTCCGTCCACCCAGGCGTGCCCCAGCCAGAAGGCGTCCCGCCCCCGGGTCGTGGTCTGCGGTGCGGCCGCGCCCGCGTACTGGGCGCGCAGCGCCGTCCCCGCCACCGTCACCGGCAGTACGACGAGCACGGCGACCACCCAGGCCGCCCACTTCCCCGCACGCCGCAGGCGTCGCCGAGCCATCACAGTCCCCCCGTTGCCGATCCCCCCACGGCACATCCCCCGTCGGGATGCCGCGGTGACCATGATGGCAGCTGCCACTGACAGTCACCGTCGTACCCTGCGCGCGCCCGGCCCCGGTATGCGCTCCGGCCTGCGGATACGACGACGGGACGGCCCCCCGTGGGCCGTCCCATCGTCACTCGGCGTGCTGCCGGCCGCCCTGGCGGGCCGTCAGTCCTCCAGCATGCCCTTGACCCTGGCCCGGACGTCCTCCGTGTCCAGACCGCGGATCGTCAGGGTCGTACGGCGGCGCAGCACGTCGTCGACCGTCTCGGCCCACTCGTTGTCGCGGGCGTAGACGACCTGCGCCCAGATCTCCGGCGCGTCGGGGTGGATGCGCTCGGCCAGCGCCGGGTCCTCGTTCGCCAGCCGGGCGATGTCGAAGGACAGCGAGCCGTAGTGGGTGGCGAGGTGACGGGCGGTCTCCGGGGCCATCCGCGGGCCGGGCGTGCCGCCGTCGACGAGCAGCCGGTGCGCGACCGCGTTGGGGTTGGCGATACCGGGCAGCGGGAGCTTCTTCGGCAGGTGCGCGATCGGCTCCATGTCGTCGGCCAGCGGGTGGCCGGGCAGCGCGGCGAGCTTGTTCATGACCGTACGGCCGATGTGGCGGAAGGTCGTCCACTTGCCGCCGGCCACCGACAGCATGCCGCCGCTGCCCTCGGTCACCACCGTCTCGCGCTTGGCCTTGGAGGTGTCGCCGGGGCCGCCGGGCAGCACCCGCAGACCCGCGAAGGAGTACGTGATCAGATCGCGCGACAGCTGCTGGTCGCGGACCGAGAAGGCGGCCTCGTCCAGGATCTGGGCGGTGTCCTTCTCGGTGACCGCGACGTCCGCCGGGTCGCCCTCGTACTCCTCGTCGGTGGTGCCCAGCAGGAGCATGTCCTCCCAGGGGAGGGCGAAGGTGATGCGGTACTTGTCGATCGGGGTGGCCAGCGCCGCCTTCCAGGGGGAGGTGCGCTTGAGGACCAGGTGCGCGCCCTTCGACAGGCGGATGGAGGGGGCCGCGTTCGGGTCCTCCATCTTGCGCAGGTGGTCGACCCACGGGCCGGTGGCGTTGAGCACCAGGCGGGCGTTGACGCCGAACTCCTGGCCGTCGGTGCGGTCCTTGAGCTCCGCGCCGGTGACCCGGCCCTGGGTGAAGCGCAGTCCGGTGACCTCGGCGTGGTTGAGGACCGTGGCGCCGGCCGCGACCGCGGCACGGACGGTCATCAGGGCCATCCGGGAGTCGTTCATCTGGTCGTCGCCGTAGACGGCCACGGCCTTGAGGTTCTCCGTCCGCAGCTCGGGCACGTCGCGCTGCGCCTTGGCCGGGGATATGACGTGGCCGACGCCGTCACCGAACGCGGAGAGCGCGGAGTAGGCGAAGACGCCCGCGCCGAGCTTGGCCGCGCCGTGCGGGCCGCCCTTGTAGACCGGCAGGTAGAAGGTCAGGGGGTTGGCGAGGTGCGGTGCCACCTCACGGGAGACCGCACGCCGCTCGAAGTGGTTCTCCGCGACCAGCTTGACCGCGCCGGTCTGCAGGTAGCGCAGACCGCCGTGCAGCAGCTTGGAGGAGGCGGAGGAGGTGGCGCCGGCGAAGTCGCCGGCGTCCACCAGGGCCACCCGCAGCCCGGCCTGCGCGGCGTGCCAGGCAGTGGAGATGCCCAGGATGCCGCCACCGATCACCAGGAGGTCGTACGTTGCCTTGGAAAGCTGCTCCCGGGTCTCGGCGCGGCTCGCGTGCGAACCGTGGGCCGGGTGCGTCCCGAGTGCCGGGGCGCTCTGCAGGGTGCTCATGATGTGCTCCTCGTCAGCTCTCGTCGTCGAGCCAGCCCATGGTCCGCTCGACGGCCTTGAGCCAGTTCTTGTATTCGCGGTCACGGGTGTCCGCGTCCATCCGGGGGGTCCATTCGGCGGCCCGGCGCCAGTTGGCGCGCAGCTCGTCGGTGCTGGACCAGAAGCCGACGGCCAGTCCGGCCGCGTAGGCAGCGCCGAGGCAGGTGGTCTCGGCGACCATGGGGCGCACCACGGGGGCGTCCAGGAAGTCCGAGATG
The sequence above is a segment of the Streptomyces lydicus genome. Coding sequences within it:
- a CDS encoding glycerol-3-phosphate dehydrogenase/oxidase produces the protein MSTLQSAPALGTHPAHGSHASRAETREQLSKATYDLLVIGGGILGISTAWHAAQAGLRVALVDAGDFAGATSSASSKLLHGGLRYLQTGAVKLVAENHFERRAVSREVAPHLANPLTFYLPVYKGGPHGAAKLGAGVFAYSALSAFGDGVGHVISPAKAQRDVPELRTENLKAVAVYGDDQMNDSRMALMTVRAAVAAGATVLNHAEVTGLRFTQGRVTGAELKDRTDGQEFGVNARLVLNATGPWVDHLRKMEDPNAAPSIRLSKGAHLVLKRTSPWKAALATPIDKYRITFALPWEDMLLLGTTDEEYEGDPADVAVTEKDTAQILDEAAFSVRDQQLSRDLITYSFAGLRVLPGGPGDTSKAKRETVVTEGSGGMLSVAGGKWTTFRHIGRTVMNKLAALPGHPLADDMEPIAHLPKKLPLPGIANPNAVAHRLLVDGGTPGPRMAPETARHLATHYGSLSFDIARLANEDPALAERIHPDAPEIWAQVVYARDNEWAETVDDVLRRRTTLTIRGLDTEDVRARVKGMLED